AGCGCGGCGAGGTGGCACACGACGTCGACGCGGTCGTCGATCACACTCGCGACCGTCGCACCATCGCAGATGTCGCCTTCGATGAGACGGAATCGATCGGGCGGCAGTGCCGACAGCTCCCTCGCGTTGCGTCGCTTGATATCCGCTGGATACAGATAGCCATCGAAGGCGTCGAGACCAGTGACGCGCAGCCCCTCCGCGGCGAGCAGGTTGCTGATGCGACCGTGACCACAAGGGGCGTCGAGCACGCGTGAGCCCGGGGGGAGCCCGGCGAGCCGGAGCACGAGGTCGGCGTCCTCTCGGTTGCGCTCGGGGGTGAGCTGGACGGCGGCGAAGCGCAGGTAGTCCGCATCGAACATCCCCTCGAAGTCGAACTCCACCTCGTCGAGGTGCTGGTCCATCGGGCCTCCTGCTGACGGACGGGCCACGGTAGCGTTGAGCAGTCCACGGACGCAGGGATGGACGTGACCGCGACACACACGCCGGCGACCGGCGCCCCGCCCGCGCTCGCCGACCTCGAACGGTGGTTCGAGGACGAGGGCTTGCAGTCGAGCGTCTGGTCGAACGAACCGGGCTACGTCTACGCGGAGCACAGCCACCCGTACCGCAAGATCCTGTTCTGCGTGCGCGGGTCGATCACGTTCCGGACCGCGGATGGCGAGTTCGCCCTCCAGCCCGGTGACCGTCTCGACGTGGACGCGGGTACGACGCACGGGGCGGTCGTCGGTGACGACGGCGTGACCTGCATCGAGGCGGCCTCGAGCTGACCGTCATCGAGCGCGACTGACCGTGGCCCGCGCTGACGCGTTCCCGTTCAGCCGCCGGTGACCGCGTCGAGCCCGAGGTGCTCGCTCCAGATCACGTCACCGGTGTCCTCGTCGATGTCGTCGATCAGCGGGATCGGCACGTCCTCCTCCGACGGGCACGGCTCACCGAGGTGCGCGACGAAGGCGTCCTGGAACTGCTCGACGGTCGAGGCGACCATGAGCTGCTCGCCGACCGGGAGGTAGCAGCGGTTCTGGTCGGTGACGCTGGCACAGCGCTTGAGGATCTCCTCGAGGTCGGTGGCGGTGCCCTCGCCGCGGTCGACCTTCTCGAGCAGCTCGGTGATCTCGGCGGTGCCGAGCTTGCACGCCAGACACTGACCGCACGACTCCATCGCGAGGAAGCGTGACAGGGTGGCGGTGATCTTGACGATGCAGCGGCCAGTGTCGTAGACGACGAAGCCGCCGCTCCCGAGTCCGGTGTCGATCGCCGCCATCTCGTCGAACCCCAGCGGCGTGTCCACCATCTCGGGCGTGATGACGGTGTTGGACGTGCCGCTGTAGATGGCGAGGACGTCACCGACGTCGGCGATGTCGAGCAGCTCACGCAGGGTCGTACCGAGCGGCAGTTCGTGCACGCCCGGCGCCCCGACGTCGCCGGTGACCGTGAAGATCATCGTTCCAGGACTGGAGTCGGTGCCGACCTCGCGGAACCAGTCCGCCCCGTGACGCAGGATCGTCGCGACGTGTGCGAACGACTCGATGTTGTTCACCACGGTGGGGTTAGCCTGGCTCGTGGTCGCGAACAGCCCGGTCTGGTACGGCGGGAGGATGCGCGGCAGCGGGAGCTTGCCCTCGATCACCTCGAGCATCGCCTTCTCCTCGCCGTACAGGTAGGCGTCCGGGCCGGGGACGATCTCGACGCGCTCGGCACCGGGCCAGCCCGCCTCCTGGACCTGGTCGAGTGCGTCGCTGAGACGCTGCAACGGTCGGGTGAACTTGCGCTTGATGCCGACGAACGCGCGCTGCGCCCCGACCGCGTGGCGCGCGATCAGCAGTCCCTCGAGGAAGACGAACGGGTTGCGCTCGATCAGCACACGGTCCTTGTAGGTCCCCGGCTCGCCCTCCGCGCCGTTCGCGACGAGGTACACCGGGGAGCCGTCCTCGTCCGCCGCGTCGACCACCGACCGCCACTTGCGCCCCGTCGGGAACCCCGCCCCGCCGCGACCTCGGAGTCCGGCGGCATCGACCTCGTCGATGACGTCGGACGGGGCGCGGTCGGTGGCGGCGTTGAGTCCCTCGCCGCCCCCCTCGAGCAGGTACGCGTCGAGGTCGGTGACCGGGTCGTCCTGCAGCAGTCGTCCCATGGCGTTCGCCCTCCTCCCCGCATCATGCCGCGCCCCGACGCGCCCCGCATCGACGCCCCCTCCCCATCGGCCGATGACGGAAACACGCGTGGATGCGCGTTCCCGTCAGAACGGGACGACCGCGCTGGCGGGCCGATGACGGAAACACGCGTGGATGCGCGTTCCCGTCAGAGCGGGACGACGGCGCTCGCGGGCCGATGACGGAAACACGCGTGGATGCGTGTTCCCGTCGAGGCTAGGGGCCACCGCGGGACGGGCCGGATGGCCGCGGGGCGACCGTCCGGTTTCCACAGGCTCAGCCCATCCATCCTCGCACGGGTACATCGTCCTGGGTCAGCATGTGCCCATGGCTGTGCTCCCCGACCCCGCACTCGAGCTGCTCGACCGGCAGTTCGGAGCGATCGGGCGGTTCCAGCTCCTGGAGTGGCTGGAACCGGCCGAGATCGATGGCAAGGTCCGCCACGGCGCCTTGGTCGTGATCGAGCGGGGCGTGTACCGCACGCGGGGCGGGGCGCGGTCAACGGAGCAGACCGCGATGGCGAGGACCCTCCGGGCTCGGCCCGGCGCCCGCATCACCGGTCCACTCGTCCTAGCGCTGATCAACATCGACGGGTTCACACGGAAGGACCCGTTCGACGTACTGACCCGACCGGGCCGCCGGATGCGTGGGATCGACTGGCCTCACCGTGAGGACCCGACCCCCGATGTCGGCCGAGCGACGTTGAAGAAGCTGCCGATGGTGACACCGACCATCGCCCTGGTCGACAGCGCCCGCTTCCCAGAGATCGGAGATCGGCGTCTCCGGCTGGGCCTCGACGTGTGCCGTTGGCGCAGTCTGACCTCCGATGACGAGGTCCTCGCACGCGCACGACTGCTCGGGCCCACCGACCCCGGCGCGGCGTTCTGGCTCGAGTTGCTCGCCGACCGTGTCCCCGGGTCGGAGAGCGATGCTGAGAGTCGCATGGTCACCTGGCTCCAGGTCTTCGACCCCGCCCCGGAACCACAGGTCTGGGTCACGCCATCGCGACGCGTTGACGGGTACTGGCGCGCGTACCAACTGATCCTCGAGTACCTCGGGTCGGTCGACCACTCGTACGCCGAGGCTCGCATCCGTGATGACGAGCGGGCGCGGGAGCTCGAGGCGCTCGGGAACCGCGTGATCCCGGTCGTGGCCGCCGACC
This genomic window from Actinomycetota bacterium contains:
- a CDS encoding SLBB domain-containing protein, with product MGRLLQDDPVTDLDAYLLEGGGEGLNAATDRAPSDVIDEVDAAGLRGRGGAGFPTGRKWRSVVDAADEDGSPVYLVANGAEGEPGTYKDRVLIERNPFVFLEGLLIARHAVGAQRAFVGIKRKFTRPLQRLSDALDQVQEAGWPGAERVEIVPGPDAYLYGEEKAMLEVIEGKLPLPRILPPYQTGLFATTSQANPTVVNNIESFAHVATILRHGADWFREVGTDSSPGTMIFTVTGDVGAPGVHELPLGTTLRELLDIADVGDVLAIYSGTSNTVITPEMVDTPLGFDEMAAIDTGLGSGGFVVYDTGRCIVKITATLSRFLAMESCGQCLACKLGTAEITELLEKVDRGEGTATDLEEILKRCASVTDQNRCYLPVGEQLMVASTVEQFQDAFVAHLGEPCPSEEDVPIPLIDDIDEDTGDVIWSEHLGLDAVTGG
- a CDS encoding cupin domain-containing protein, whose product is MDVTATHTPATGAPPALADLERWFEDEGLQSSVWSNEPGYVYAEHSHPYRKILFCVRGSITFRTADGEFALQPGDRLDVDAGTTHGAVVGDDGVTCIEAASS